The proteins below are encoded in one region of Telopea speciosissima isolate NSW1024214 ecotype Mountain lineage chromosome 10, Tspe_v1, whole genome shotgun sequence:
- the LOC122642927 gene encoding putative F-box/LRR-repeat protein At5g54820, giving the protein MRKSKKQFADLVDRALLLHESQNFRELKISFHYLDHYDLTTRADQWVRFALTNAPMVEMNFSGCDRNPNPSPDKGLGKLYQLPPCPYPSKLLKVMKSNFCLFKPSEHKSFPYLETVILTEVKLPDTSVQDLIAICPHLEFLHLKRCYLPGELTIHAPQSQLKHLWMDSCIGHTGYSVFQYHINVPSLLHFQFVGRMVDGFSLKNLSKLIDASLEFPQDLLFTNHGEMLCELLEDMDHARALTLSSWCLQALPIVDDLDGLRESLPSPLHNLKHLTLQTGLDNYGLVGLACLLRSSPNLEALSIDIGYSIDMNWDYIDEPEYLDIFDFDGGKFWESQLLLFHCLTHHLKKVVINGFMGRNREIGLVKFLLKGSLILKEMVITHINCLRVTMQFLKLKFNIGRKLLALPRACPYAEIKFS; this is encoded by the exons CTGATCAATGGGTTCGCTTTGCACTGACAAATGCCCCAATGGTCGAAATGAACTTCTCTGGTTGTGATCGTAATCCGAACCCTTCTCCTGATAAGGGTCTGGGAAAACTTTACCAGTTGCCTCCTTGTCCTTATCCATCTAAATTGTTGAAAGTTATGAAATCAAACTTTTGTCTGTTTAAGCCATCAGAGCACAAGAGTTTTCCTTATTTAGAGACTGTGATTCTAACAGAAGTTAAATTACCTGATACGTCGGTTCAAGATCTAATTGCTATTTGTCCTCACCTGGAATTCCTACATCTGAAAAGGTGTTATCTTCCGGGGGAACTTACTATTCACGCTCCACAGTCACAACTCAAGCACTTATGGATGGATTCATGCATAGGTCATACGGGATATAGTGTTTTTCAGTACCATATAAACGTTCCAAGTCTTTTGCACTTTCAGTTTGTGGGGAGGATGGTGGATGGATTCTCTTTAAAGAATTTATCAAAGCTGATTGATGCAAGCTTGGAGTTTCCACAGGATCTTCTCTTTACAAATCACGGTGAAATGCTCTGCGAACTTCTAGAGGATATGGATCATGCCAGGGCTTTGACACTGTCAAGCTGGTGTCTTCAG GCTCTGCCAATTGTGGATGACCTCGATGGGTTGCGAGAAAGTTTGCCTTCTCCACTCCACAATCTAAAGCATTTAACACTTCAAACAGGTTTGGACAACTATGGACTTGTTGGGTTAGCTTGCTTGTTGAGGAGCTCTCCTAATCTGGAGGCTCTTTCAATAGATATTGGTTACTCTATTGACATGAATTGG GACTACATAGACGAACCTGAATACTTAGATATTTTTGATTTTGATGGGGGAAAATTTTGGGAGTCACAGCTGCTTCTCTTTCATTGTTTAACTCATCATCTTAAGAAAGTTGTGATCAATGGCTTTATGGGACGAAACCGTGAAATAGGGCTAGTAAAATTTTTGCTCAAGGGATCATTGATTTTGAAGGAAATGGTTATCACCCATATCAATTGCTTACGTGTTACCATGCAGTTCTTAAAGCTAAAGTTTAATATTGGTCGAAAGTTATTAGCTCTCCCAAGAGCTTGTCCTTATGCTGAGATAAAATTTTCATAG
- the LOC122643551 gene encoding putative F-box protein At1g49610 — translation MSGSIDSISTRGLAKDDPNHIHGEKSLVKRPKVDDSDRPKVGGDTGTPARLILAARSSVVKMKERNRRKRNKETCDRISHLPEPILRHIVSLLSTKDALRTSFLSKSWRNLWTCIPVLDFHEPNFYNEEIIRYFFELVKDRDYYKMWKWKKQFADLVDRSLLFHESQNIRELRIKFHCLDYYDLSTRADQWVRFALTNVPVIDLNFSGRCHDQDHCPEKLYQLPPCPYPSKLLKAMKLNFCLFKSSEHKSFPYLETVILTEVKLPDTSVQDLIAICPHLEFLHLKRCYLPEELTIHAPQSQLKHLWMDSCKSHTGYPVFEYHINIPSLLHFQFVGRLLDGLSLKNLSKLIDARLEFPQDVLFTNHGEMLCELLEDMDHARALTLSSWCLQALPIVEDLDGFRESLPSPLHNLKHLTLQTGLDNYGLVGLACLLRSSPNLEALSIDIGDSIDMNWDYIEEPEYLDIFDFDGENFWESQLLLFHCLTHHLKKVEINGFMGRNREIGLVKFLLKESLILKEMVITHVECFLVTLNFLKRKFLIARKLIALPRACPYAEIKFS, via the exons ATGTCTGGGTCTATTGATTCCATTTCCACTAGAGGGTTGGCTAAGGATGATCCTAATCATATCCATG GAGAGAAATCTTTGGTGAAGCGCCCTAAAGTGGACGACAGTGATCGCCCTAAGGTGGGCGGTGATACTGGTACTCCTGCTAGGTTGATTCTTGCTGCTAGGTCGTCTGTG GTGAAGATGAAAGAGAGAAATCGccgaaaaagaaacaaagagacTTGTGATAGGATCAGTCATCTCCCAGAGCCAATTCTGCGCCATATTGTCTCTCTTCTCTCAACCAAAGATGCCCTCAGAACAAGCTTCTTGTCCAAGAGTTGGAGAAACCTCTGGACTTGTATTCCTGTTCTAGACTTCCATGAACCCAACTTTTATAATGAAGAAATAATTAGGTATTTCTTTGAACTGGTAAAAGATAGAGATTACTACAAGATGTGGAAATGGAAGAAGCAATTTGCGGATTTGGTTGATAGATCCTTACTATTTCATGAGAGCCAAAACATTCGTGAACTCAGGATAAAATTTCACTGTCTTGATTATTATGACCTTTCGACTCGTGCTGATCAATGGGTTCGCTTTGCACTGACAAATGTCCCTGTGATCGATCTTAACTTCTCCGGTCGATGTCATGATCAAGACCATTGTCCTGAAAAACTTTACCAATTGCCTCCATGTCCTTATCCATCCAAATTGTTGAAAGCTATGAAATTAAACTTTTGTTTGTTTAAGTCATCAGAGCACAAGAGTTTTCCTTATCTAGAGACTGTGATTCTGACAGAAGTTAAATTACCTGATACGTCGGTTCAAGATCTAATTGCTATTTGTCCTCACCTGGAATTCCTACATCTGAAGAGGTGTTATCTTCCTGAGGAACTTACTATTCACGCTCCACAGTCACAACTCAAGCACTTATGGATGGATTCATGCAAAAGTCATACGGGATATCCGGTTTTTGAGTACCATATAAACATTCCAAGTCTTTTGCACTTTCAGTTTGTGGGGAGGTTGCTGGATGGATTATCTTTAAAGAATTTATCAAAGCTGATTGATGCAAGATTGGAGTTTCCACAGGATGTTCTCTTTACAAATCACGGTGAAATGCTCTGTGAGCTTCTAGAGGATATGGATCATGCCAGGGCTTTGACACTGTCAAGCTGGTGTCTCCAG GCTCTGCCAATTGTGGAGGACCTCGATGGGTTTCGAGAAAGTTTGCCTTCTCCACTCCACAATCTAAAGCATTTAACACTGCAAACAGGTTTGGACAACTATGGACTAGTTGGGTTAGCTTGCTTGTTGAGGAGCTCTCCTAATCTGGAGGCTCTTTCAATAGATATTGGTGACTCTATTGACATGAATTGG GACTACATAGAAGAACCTGAATACTTAGATATTTTTGATTTTGATGGGGAAAATTTTTGGGAGTCACAGCTGCTTCTCTTTCATTGTTTAACTCATCATCTTAAGAAAGTTGAGATCAATGGCTTTATGGGACGAAACCGTGAAATAGGGCTAGTAAAATTTTTGCTCAAGGAATCATTGATTTTGAAGGAAATGGTTATCACCCATGTCGAATGCTTCCTTGTTACCCTGAACTTCTTAAAGCGAAAGTTTCTAATTGCTCGAAAGTTGATAGCTCTCCCAAGAGCTTGTCCTTATGCTGAGATAAAATTTTCATAG